One window of Acropora palmata chromosome 1, jaAcrPala1.3, whole genome shotgun sequence genomic DNA carries:
- the LOC141893373 gene encoding uncharacterized protein LOC141893373 yields the protein METTGSNQMMISEEGANVKKLGKARIVTLILLAVAVIFLVVGIVLISVASSKKEGQHVKSGSGDARRGNGEKPTSAKPTSAKPTSASQTIAKPTSAPTETSCAFSEEAQRTGLHEFLSRVKNTYYKLHPYDVYYDPDVTTSRIKEEYVAYDPTPSVIKMRTDAAVDLLKEISSKSIDTDKLKPRERKSLAQVKHYLQHVFGQPYDVNYYAGDWMLGPNLFCWQEICSHGYGIYNGIGLNQKPRNVRDVNLIETKLKTHKEGILQYIENVKMGVKIGMVRSVEECKAGLNAISRRYLNVSLHNETGVLKEWYVAPLLDADFYANITDDIDNQWKITHSGKNVSETIKDWLVKYVGEPINQMLRYLKLEHSRHCVPSNVSSGLAGLPLTHVWFDGRQNVSFTTTQTLPTGEKLNGSWAYSQIMSYFTTNQMTPLQVHELGKKQLDILYPMILAVAREVTGEANNATAVKKFREKLNSSENYFNSEPIPKNESDEEAHKKCSDIEGAKKYCPKRWAAIQLWFSEARKVMSLLEPKTIPLFYFTGDKATTPTCPVDMRPNLNPSSGAQSYRRSDAVCSRSAKYNIPFFLEDLGPRFSEWSVNAHEARPGHHTQVQGNVEHFRDSCGGVIGWLDSNTYYTAFTEGWALYAENPLIAQYTDAYKNEPMQKFGMLKWQVWRALRLIVDTGLHYVGMKRDEALKYFSDYAWDDTDLAKKEVTRYQSDPGQATAYMIGQLEIMKARKYAFEQLGDKFSLMDFHYQVLKQGSSPLAYLTEHVEKYVGCVKETTKEGCDVILQPPKKTESKAARTKTARWPFIPKETGLEHYI from the exons ATGGAGACTACAGGGAGCAATCAAATGATGATCTCAGAGGAAGGCGCTAATGTAAAAAAACTCGGAAAAGCAAGAATTGTGACGCTCATTTTATTGGCGGTGGCCGTCATTTTTCTCGTTGTAGGAATCGTGTTGATTTCCGTTGCTTCATCTAAAAAGGAAGGCCAGCACGTGAAGTCCGGTTCTGGAGATGCTCGAAGAGGTAATGGCGAGAAACCAACCAGCGCGAAACCAACCAGCGCGAAACCAACCAGCGCGAGCCAAACCATCGCGAAACCAACCAGTGCTCCCACGGAAACAAGTTGTGCGTTTTCCGAAGAGGCCCAAAGAACTGGACTTCACGAGTTTCTGAGTCGTGTTAAGAATACTTACTACAAACTCCACCCCTACGATGTTTATTACGATCCAGATGTAACAACCTCGAGAATTAAAGAGGAATACGTTGCCTACGATCCCACACCTTCCGTGATAAAGATGCGAACAGACGCCGCTGTAGATTTGCTTAAAGAGATCAGCAGCAAATCCATTGACACTGACAAGTTGAAACCGCGAGAGCGCAAATCGCTTGCACAAGTGAAACACTACCTGCAGCATGTATTCGGTCAACCTTACGATGTAAACTATTATGCCGGCGATTGGATGCTGGGgccaaatttgttttgttggcaGGAAATTTGTTCTCATGGCTATGGAATTTACAACGGCATAGGACTGAACCAAAAACCGCGCAACGTAAGAGATGTCAACCTCATCGAGACGAAGCTCAAAACGCACAAGGAAGGAATCCTGCAGTACATCGAGAATGTAAAGATGGGTGTGAAAATAGGAATGGTCCGCAGCGTGGAAGAGTGTAAAGCTGGTCTCAATGCAATTAGTAGAAGATACTTGAATGTATCATTACACAACGAAACAG GTGTTTTGAAAGAGTGGTATGTGGCACCTCTGTTGGATGCAGACTTTTATGCTAATATCACTGATGATATAGACAACCAATGGAAGATCACACATAGTGGAAAGAATGTTAGCGAAACTATAAAGGACTGGCTGGTGAAATACGTTGGGGAACCAATCAATCAGATGCTGAG ATACCTTAAACTTGAACACAGCCGCCACTGTGTCCCGAGTAATGTTTCCAGTGGCTTGGCGGGTCTTCCTTTAACACACGTCTGGTTTGATGGTCGACAGAATGTGTCCTTTACAACCACTCAGACCCTCCCCACCGGTGAAAAGTTAAATGGATCATGGGCGTATTCGCAGATAATGTCTTATTTCACGACCAACCAAATGACGCCTTTACAAGTCCATGAACTTGGTAAAAAGCAGTTGGATATCTTATACCCAATG ATTTTGGCAGTAGCCAGAGAGGTAACCGGAGAGGCGAACAACGCCACGGCTGTAAAAAAGTTCAGGGAGAAACTCAACTCGTCTGAGAATTACTTTAATTCAGAACCGATCCCTAAAAATGAATCCGACGAAGAAGCGCACAAGAAATGCAGTGACATTGAAGGTGCAAAGAAGTATTGTCCAAAACGCTGGGCCGCCATACAGCTTTGGTTTTCGGAAGCGAGGAAG GTTATGAGCCTACTCGAGCCTAAGACAATTCCACTCTTCTACTTCACCGGAGACAAAGCTACCACGCCCACCTGTCCCGTTGACATGCGCCCCAATTTAAATCCTTCAAGCGGTGCCCAGAGTTACCGAAGAAGTGACGCAGTCTGCTCCAGGAGCGCAAAATATAATATTCCATTCTTCTTGGAAGACTTGGGCCCAAGGTTTTCTGAGTGGAGCGTCAATGCTCACGAAGCAAGACCAGGTCATCACACTCAG GTCCAAGGCAACGTGGAGCATTTTCGAGACAGCTGCGGTGGTGTTATTGGATGGCTTGATTCAAACACTTATTACACCGCATTTACTGAAGGCTGGGCCCTGTACGCAGAGAATCCGCTCATAGCACAGTACACCGACGCATACAAGAACGAACCCATGCAGAAATTTGGAATGCTGAAGTGGCAG GTTTGGAGAGCTCTTCGACTCATCGTGGACACTGGCTTACACTATGTTGGTATGAAGAGGGACGAGGCTCTGAAGTACTTCAGCGACTATGCCTGGGATGACACAGATCTTGCTAAGAAAGAG GTTACTAGATATCAGAGCGATCCCGGTCAAGCAACCGCTTACATGATTGGCCAGTTAGAGATTATGAAAGCCAGAAAATATGCCTTTGAACAGTTGGGAGACAAATTCAGTCTGATGGATTTCCATTATCAG GTTCTCAAACAGGGATCTTCGCCGTTGGCTTATTTGACAGAACACGTCGAAAAGTACGTGGGCTGTGTCAAAGAGACCACCAAAGAAGGTTGTGACGTCATCTTGCAACCTCCAAAGAAAACCGAGTCGAAGGCAGCAAGAACAAAGACAGCGCGCTGGCCATTTATACCGAAGGAAACTGGTCTTGAGCATTATATCTGA